A window from Corythoichthys intestinalis isolate RoL2023-P3 chromosome 10, ASM3026506v1, whole genome shotgun sequence encodes these proteins:
- the vip gene encoding VIP peptides: MCKMMSQRSGPQLLLLLALFSVFYSRTVSLPYASMRPTRHADGLFTSGYSKLLGQLSARRYLESLIGKRVSDELMDEPVKRHSDAIFTDNYSRFRKQMAVKKYLNSVLTGKRSLENAVPDDQDESRDNPGAFQDSYDDDVDVNHLLNNFQLPL, translated from the exons AT GTGTAAAATGATGTCACAGCGAAGCGGACCCCAGCTTCTTCTCCTTTTGGCTCTCTTCAGCGTCTTCTACTCCAGGACTGTCAGTCTGCCCTACGCATCCATGAG ACCGACGAGACACGCAGACGGTCTTTTCACCAGCGGCTACAGCAAACTTCTGGGCCAGCTTTCAGCCAGGAGATACCTGGAGTCACTCATTGGGAAGCGAGTCAG CGACGAGCTGATGGACGAGCCGGTCAAGCGCCACTCGGACGCCATCTTCACAGACAACTACAGTCGCTTTCGCAAACAGATGGCCGTCAAGAAGTACCTCAACTCGGTTTTAACGGGGAAGCGGAG TCTAGAAAACGCCGTCCCCGATGACCAGGACGAATCGCGGGACAACCCCGGCGCCTTCCAGGACAGCTACGACGACGACGTCGACGTCAACCACCTGCTAAACAACTTCCAGCTG CCACTTTGA